The Acidimicrobiales bacterium genome includes a window with the following:
- a CDS encoding LCP family protein: MSSHFRRGVGPQRLRVAVVAAIAVVLVGFGIVKATPHHRALVVGKYEGSTTTSPTVTVPAPDIGRAPIPAPKGGSDLLGANGSAYGRALAFHSTIPIKDGLRFMLIVGSDARPGQDLRHTRTDSLHVVAVDPATHSGTIVGIPRDTYVDIPGHGQHKINEAMELGGPSLMMETIRNFTGLPVEYYVLTGFEGFSQMVDELGGVDVNVPRNMNDNYSGAHFAAGYHHFNGEQALAFCRDRHDVAYGDFTRSENQGLLMLATLAKLRAETTDDAGLRRWLSVLAEHAEFDASMSEMESLAALVRRIDPSWLQNVVMPGKTGTASGGQSVVYPTEAAAAVWGDLRDDARLTNAPTGSDNTEDTTATTVEEPTTDTTDTTTTTQPPLISHGGGGDTTTTAP, encoded by the coding sequence ATGAGCAGTCACTTTCGGCGGGGGGTGGGGCCGCAGCGGCTGCGCGTGGCAGTCGTCGCCGCGATCGCCGTCGTGCTCGTCGGCTTCGGGATCGTGAAGGCGACGCCGCATCACCGGGCGCTGGTCGTGGGCAAGTACGAGGGGTCGACGACGACGTCGCCGACGGTCACCGTGCCTGCGCCCGACATCGGCCGCGCTCCGATCCCCGCGCCCAAGGGCGGCAGTGACCTGCTCGGCGCCAACGGATCGGCCTATGGCCGGGCGCTGGCGTTCCACAGCACCATCCCGATCAAAGACGGGCTGCGGTTCATGCTGATCGTCGGCTCCGATGCCCGGCCGGGCCAGGACTTGCGCCACACGCGCACCGACTCGCTGCACGTGGTCGCCGTCGACCCGGCGACGCACTCGGGAACGATCGTGGGGATCCCGCGCGACACCTACGTCGACATTCCCGGTCACGGGCAGCACAAGATCAACGAAGCGATGGAGCTCGGTGGTCCGTCGCTGATGATGGAGACGATCCGCAACTTCACCGGCCTCCCCGTGGAGTACTACGTGCTCACCGGGTTCGAGGGCTTCTCGCAGATGGTCGACGAGTTGGGCGGCGTGGACGTGAACGTGCCCCGCAACATGAACGACAACTACTCCGGCGCGCACTTTGCCGCGGGCTACCACCACTTCAACGGCGAACAGGCGCTGGCGTTCTGCCGCGACCGTCACGACGTCGCGTACGGCGACTTCACCCGCTCCGAGAACCAAGGCCTCCTCATGCTGGCGACGCTGGCGAAGCTAAGGGCGGAGACAACCGACGACGCCGGCCTGCGAAGGTGGCTGTCGGTGCTGGCCGAGCACGCCGAGTTCGACGCGTCGATGTCGGAGATGGAGAGCCTCGCCGCGCTCGTGCGCCGCATCGACCCGTCGTGGCTCCAGAACGTCGTGATGCCGGGCAAGACAGGCACGGCGTCGGGTGGCCAGTCGGTCGTGTACCCGACGGAGGCGGCGGCGGCGGTGTGGGGCGACCTGCGCGACGACGCTCGCCTCACCAACGCACCGACGGGCAGCGACAACACCGAAGACACGACGGCGACGACGGTCGAGGAACCGACGACCGACACGACGGACACCACCACGACGACGCAACCGCCGCTGATAAGCCACGGTGGCGGCGGCGATACGACGACCACCGCGCCTTAG
- a CDS encoding EamA family transporter, whose protein sequence is MRDSLLVATFAGLGGMLGWGVADFFAKKTVDAVGEIATLFWAQIVGLVPLLGLLAVVREVPTVHCVDALWLVLFGIVNSVSYLWLYAGFRQGTLSVLSPIFSSHAVLVVLLSAVVFGEHVSKGQCVAIAVVICGVVAISTTFGDVSTMLVGRRVGAMPGLRLVAASAVADAFWFVLFDRFLGPRDWLFFLVLIRVTAAFTVGVYAIVTGEALTVPSLRVAPYIGLIGVCDAAAFAAVSYGFSATTHTAIIVVLSSAFSVPTLVLARVFLRERMATHQKIAASMIICGIALVSIR, encoded by the coding sequence ATGCGCGATTCACTGCTGGTCGCGACGTTTGCAGGTCTCGGCGGCATGTTGGGCTGGGGCGTGGCCGACTTCTTTGCCAAGAAGACCGTCGACGCCGTTGGTGAGATCGCGACGCTGTTCTGGGCCCAGATCGTGGGCCTCGTACCACTGCTCGGCCTGCTGGCAGTTGTGCGTGAGGTTCCGACAGTCCATTGCGTCGACGCGCTGTGGCTGGTGCTGTTCGGCATCGTGAACTCCGTGTCGTACCTGTGGCTTTACGCCGGGTTTCGCCAAGGAACGCTCAGCGTGTTGAGTCCGATCTTCTCGTCGCATGCGGTGCTGGTGGTGCTGCTTAGCGCTGTCGTGTTCGGCGAGCACGTGTCCAAGGGACAGTGCGTGGCCATCGCCGTCGTCATCTGTGGCGTCGTCGCCATCAGCACCACTTTCGGCGACGTATCGACGATGTTGGTCGGCCGGCGCGTCGGTGCGATGCCGGGTTTGCGGCTCGTCGCCGCGTCAGCAGTGGCGGACGCGTTCTGGTTCGTTCTCTTCGACCGGTTCCTCGGTCCGCGCGACTGGTTGTTCTTCCTCGTTCTTATCCGTGTCACCGCCGCGTTCACCGTCGGCGTCTACGCCATCGTCACGGGAGAGGCTCTGACCGTTCCGAGCCTCCGTGTCGCCCCCTACATCGGGCTGATCGGCGTGTGCGACGCGGCAGCATTCGCCGCCGTCAGCTACGGGTTCAGCGCCACCACCCATACCGCCATCATCGTGGTTCTCAGCAGCGCGTTCTCCGTGCCGACGCTGGTTCTCGCGCGCGTTTTCCTGCGCGAGCGCATGGCGACGCACCAGAAGATCGCGGCCAGCATGATCATCTGCGGCATCGCACTGGTCTCGATTCGCTAA
- a CDS encoding aldehyde dehydrogenase family protein, whose translation MSTGVNPRLDDVAVARDCADYLERHRHAIVQVLTECESYETAVNEVCNSIDTLRNLHRELAHLRKADLDSVAVFLPINLPLYSLILFAAVPSLMAGRVDVRLPASTPGWLRQVAVAAHLEDFFPRVHLHEATRRQFIDVVASRAQAVIFTGRYESAEQVRNQCSSSVFLFEGSGVNPVVIGAQARLTPEVIDNVVTARVFNSGQDCAAPDVFLVHMSKLDEFVASVADRIGSLRAGSYDDPRVRIGSILNRRPLKDLAARLASLAADTIVGGTVDVKSGFVDPTVIVRPLSEHDFVTEFFAPIFYVLVYESDEELAAFFSGRDYRDNAMYVSLYGQAPVAGLFESSTVLFEQTVLQVEQGNTPFGGNGAKANYVACGNDVEVGPMLISEALSRVPYLQRHRVVPIGERSHHRAAHAVREHPLGPRSVIAP comes from the coding sequence ATGAGCACCGGCGTCAATCCGCGGCTCGACGACGTCGCCGTGGCGCGGGACTGCGCCGATTACCTCGAGCGCCACCGCCACGCGATCGTGCAAGTACTCACGGAATGTGAGAGCTACGAGACCGCGGTCAACGAGGTGTGCAACTCGATCGACACGCTGCGCAATCTGCACCGCGAGTTGGCGCACTTGCGCAAGGCGGATCTCGACTCCGTCGCCGTATTCCTGCCCATCAACCTGCCCCTGTACTCGCTCATCCTCTTTGCCGCCGTGCCGTCGCTGATGGCGGGGCGCGTCGATGTTCGTCTGCCGGCGTCGACTCCGGGTTGGCTGCGGCAGGTTGCGGTCGCCGCCCACCTCGAGGATTTCTTCCCGCGCGTGCACCTCCATGAGGCAACGCGCCGGCAATTCATCGACGTCGTCGCTAGCCGCGCCCAAGCCGTGATCTTCACCGGCCGCTACGAGTCGGCTGAGCAGGTCCGGAACCAGTGCTCCAGCAGCGTGTTCCTCTTCGAAGGCAGTGGCGTCAATCCCGTCGTCATCGGCGCGCAGGCCCGCCTAACACCCGAGGTCATCGACAACGTGGTGACCGCCCGCGTGTTCAACAGTGGGCAGGATTGCGCGGCCCCCGACGTGTTCCTGGTCCACATGAGCAAGCTCGACGAGTTCGTCGCGTCGGTGGCCGACCGCATCGGGTCGCTGCGGGCGGGGTCCTACGACGACCCGCGGGTCCGCATCGGCTCGATCCTGAATCGCCGACCGCTCAAAGACCTGGCGGCGCGGCTCGCTTCGCTGGCCGCCGACACGATCGTTGGCGGCACGGTGGACGTCAAGTCGGGTTTCGTGGACCCGACGGTCATCGTGCGTCCCCTCTCCGAGCACGACTTCGTCACCGAGTTCTTCGCCCCGATCTTCTACGTGCTGGTCTACGAGAGCGACGAGGAACTGGCGGCGTTCTTCTCCGGGCGCGACTACCGCGACAACGCGATGTACGTCTCGCTCTACGGCCAGGCTCCCGTGGCCGGGCTATTCGAATCCTCGACGGTGCTGTTCGAGCAGACCGTGCTCCAGGTCGAGCAAGGCAACACGCCCTTTGGCGGCAACGGAGCGAAGGCGAACTACGTCGCCTGCGGCAACGACGTCGAGGTCGGGCCGATGCTGATCTCCGAGGCGCTGAGCCGCGTTCCGTACCTTCAACGGCACCGGGTGGTGCCGATCGGCGAGCGCAGTCACCACCGCGCGGCCCACGCCGTGCGCGAGCACCCGCTGGGTCCTCGCTCCGTCATCGCGCCGTGA
- a CDS encoding response regulator, translating into MPFSDLAPVRAPQAASALRRYAWRWYLLFAAVVSVCYFAVPRDPAKLIFWPLIGWSAVAAIALGIRLHKPASRAAWYFLLAGTALFILGDNMYTFRAQIQQKSMDMFPSYVDVVYLLMYPTMIVGLALMIRSRTKRERTAVIDAAIITSAIGLLAWVILISPYLSGDMTVLARLTSIAYPSADVALLAVGVRLAVGGGTRSKAFWLLTGSTVFLLAADSLYGYMNLIGAWHEHNPVDALWIAFYVGWGAAALHPSMTELTQPAKARSSLSVRRLVIVAGAALIPPIVLLVEQTMGHVDDAVAIGVVGIVLYTLVFWRIAALARTMAETEGESRFRSLVQNSSDAIVLLDDAGRVVYETPSTERVLGTSLMAAENCSFGDYLHPADRQKLRSLLASPDQSTAVEWRMRNSVGWRYIDVVAADLRDETSVNGVSLTIRDSTERKRLAAEREAAVRRANEASHQKSVFLANMSHEIRTPLNGLMGMLGLVRATELSCEQRDYVDTMADSAEALAALVNDVLDFSRIEAGRLELEAQPFSLRAAVDAGLSGSLSAARQKGVALRTVIENDVTDTVVGDRLRLRQVLSNLASNAVKFTDEGEIVVTVRNIGTLVQFNVVDTGIGLTEANREKLFEQYVQADTSTTRRHGGSGLGLSICRQLVQLMGGEIGVESELGQGSRFWFTVAFDAPIAPIETLPQEIADATRHVLVVSALAAARTQCVDALVAHGIETATAADAHTALAELEAAAEGARYDSVVVGVLLGGMSRRDFVRAVRLHPVLGSTRIIGLFDGEHDEDNLVDAWVSKPVNANELLRAFAPSLPADPTTIEPEPETTPSGGHLLVVEDNRVNQKVAVAILTKLGYTVDVASDGIEALEMLDRQRFDVVLMDCQMPRMDGYEATTEFRLHEREPRTPIVAMTASATSSDRERCLEVGMDDYLTKPIDPAALGALLSSLMARTERRVEAVS; encoded by the coding sequence ATGCCCTTCTCGGACCTTGCTCCGGTTCGTGCGCCGCAGGCGGCGTCGGCGCTGCGCCGTTACGCCTGGCGCTGGTACCTCCTGTTCGCCGCGGTCGTAAGCGTCTGCTATTTCGCCGTCCCGCGTGATCCTGCCAAGCTCATTTTCTGGCCGCTCATCGGCTGGTCGGCGGTGGCGGCGATCGCGCTGGGGATACGGCTGCACAAGCCGGCGTCGCGGGCCGCGTGGTATTTCCTTCTCGCCGGTACAGCGTTGTTCATCCTCGGCGACAACATGTACACGTTCCGGGCACAGATCCAGCAGAAGTCGATGGACATGTTCCCGTCCTACGTCGACGTCGTGTATCTCCTCATGTACCCGACGATGATCGTCGGCCTCGCGCTGATGATCCGGTCGCGCACCAAGCGCGAGCGTACGGCGGTCATCGACGCCGCCATCATCACCAGTGCCATCGGGCTGCTGGCGTGGGTGATCTTGATCTCGCCCTATCTGTCCGGCGACATGACCGTACTGGCCCGCCTCACCTCGATCGCCTACCCGTCGGCGGACGTCGCGCTGCTCGCCGTCGGTGTGCGCCTCGCAGTCGGTGGCGGCACGCGCTCCAAGGCGTTCTGGCTGCTCACGGGGTCGACCGTGTTCCTCCTCGCCGCCGACTCGCTGTACGGCTACATGAACCTGATCGGCGCGTGGCACGAGCACAACCCGGTCGACGCGTTGTGGATCGCGTTCTACGTCGGATGGGGCGCCGCCGCGCTGCATCCGTCGATGACCGAACTCACCCAGCCGGCCAAGGCGCGCTCCTCGCTGAGCGTTCGCCGACTCGTCATCGTCGCCGGCGCCGCGCTGATCCCTCCGATCGTGCTGCTCGTGGAGCAGACCATGGGCCACGTCGACGACGCCGTCGCCATCGGCGTCGTCGGCATCGTGCTCTACACCCTCGTGTTCTGGCGTATCGCGGCGCTCGCCCGCACGATGGCCGAAACCGAAGGCGAGTCCCGGTTCCGCTCGCTGGTTCAGAACTCCTCGGACGCCATCGTTCTGCTCGACGACGCCGGCCGCGTCGTCTACGAGACGCCGTCGACCGAGCGCGTCCTCGGCACCAGCCTGATGGCGGCCGAGAACTGCTCCTTCGGCGACTATCTTCACCCCGCCGACCGCCAGAAGCTGCGCTCGTTGCTGGCGAGTCCCGATCAGTCGACCGCCGTCGAGTGGCGCATGCGCAACTCCGTCGGCTGGCGCTACATCGACGTCGTGGCCGCCGACCTGCGCGACGAGACCAGCGTCAACGGCGTGTCGCTCACGATTCGTGACAGCACCGAGCGCAAGCGTCTGGCGGCGGAGCGCGAAGCGGCCGTGCGCCGCGCCAACGAGGCGTCGCACCAGAAGTCGGTGTTCTTGGCCAACATGAGCCACGAGATCCGCACGCCACTCAACGGCCTTATGGGCATGCTCGGTCTCGTCCGCGCTACCGAGTTGTCCTGTGAGCAGCGCGACTACGTCGACACGATGGCTGACTCGGCCGAGGCGCTGGCCGCCCTGGTCAACGACGTGCTCGACTTCTCCCGCATCGAAGCGGGCCGCCTCGAACTCGAAGCGCAGCCTTTCTCGTTGCGGGCCGCGGTCGACGCCGGCCTCAGCGGCAGCCTGTCGGCCGCCCGGCAAAAGGGCGTGGCGCTGCGCACCGTGATCGAAAACGACGTCACCGACACCGTGGTGGGTGACCGGCTCCGCTTGCGGCAAGTGCTGTCGAACCTGGCGTCCAACGCGGTGAAGTTCACCGACGAGGGCGAGATCGTCGTTACCGTCCGCAACATCGGCACGCTGGTGCAGTTCAACGTCGTGGACACGGGCATCGGCCTAACCGAGGCCAACCGCGAGAAGCTGTTCGAGCAATACGTGCAGGCCGATACCAGCACCACACGGCGCCACGGCGGCAGTGGCCTGGGCCTGTCGATCTGCCGGCAACTCGTGCAACTCATGGGCGGCGAGATCGGCGTCGAGAGCGAGTTGGGCCAGGGCAGCCGTTTCTGGTTCACCGTCGCCTTCGACGCGCCGATCGCACCGATCGAGACGCTCCCCCAGGAGATCGCCGACGCGACGCGTCACGTGCTCGTGGTCAGCGCACTAGCCGCCGCCCGCACGCAGTGCGTTGACGCCCTGGTGGCCCACGGGATCGAAACGGCGACGGCGGCCGACGCTCACACCGCTTTGGCCGAACTCGAAGCCGCAGCTGAAGGGGCCCGGTACGACTCCGTCGTCGTCGGCGTGCTCCTGGGCGGCATGTCGCGGCGCGACTTCGTGCGCGCCGTCCGACTGCACCCCGTGCTCGGTTCGACCCGGATCATCGGTCTCTTCGACGGCGAGCACGACGAGGACAACCTCGTCGACGCTTGGGTCAGCAAGCCGGTGAACGCGAACGAGTTGCTGCGTGCCTTCGCTCCGTCGCTACCGGCGGATCCGACGACGATCGAACCGGAACCGGAGACGACTCCGAGCGGCGGGCACTTGCTCGTCGTCGAGGACAACCGCGTGAACCAGAAGGTTGCCGTCGCGATCCTGACGAAGCTGGGTTACACCGTCGACGTCGCGTCCGACGGCATCGAAGCCCTGGAGATGCTCGACCGGCAACGATTCGACGTTGTGCTCATGGATTGCCAGATGCCGCGTATGGACGGCTACGAGGCTACGACGGAGTTCCGTCTCCACGAGCGCGAGCCGCGCACGCCGATCGTCGCCATGACGGCGTCGGCGACGTCGTCTGACCGCGAGCGGTGCCTCGAAGTCGGCATGGACGACTACCTCACGAAGCCGATCGACCCCGCCGCCCTCGGCGCGCTGTTGTCGTCGCTGATGGCGCGAACCGAGCGGCGCGTCGAAGCTGTGAGCTAA